The Perca flavescens isolate YP-PL-M2 chromosome 8, PFLA_1.0, whole genome shotgun sequence DNA window GGAGCTCCAATGTTTCCGCCATCAATAATAGCCAGGATACACAGAACCAGCATACCTGTCCCCATCACCTGCAGGAGTGGAACGGCATTCGTTTGGTGAACTGCAGAGTTTAGGCAGATAAGGGATCAACGTAGCACTAGTATTATATTTAATTCTGTTTATCGTCCTACTTCTCTAGCACAGGGGTTTTACATTTGTCTATATCTGAGTATATGTAGGTAAAAAAGGTGTCTGTATATATGCGAATGTCTTTGTATACATAACATGCATTTTATAGTAATGGtattttaaaagaataaataaaatatgtagaGTTAACCTGTATAGTGGTCAGGCTGTATTCGGCACAATAAGATAACATTTGCAACATTTTCTCTGCAGTCATTCAGCATATGACTCCTTCTAACTAAAACAAGTTTAATCTTAATGGTTCAAATATAGGTTTTAACTgctattaattatttattatttagggAGTGCACACTGTAAAGCACCATTGTTACAAAGATATTCAAAAGGAAACATTAACATGAGCACAATCACACTAATTGGACTTATTTTAGTGGTTCACCTGATATGGTTTTCAACGGTTTTAAGATAATAGACATGTTATTTATGGATCGCTGCACCAActaaaaaaggcagaaaatggTGTTAAGTATAGATTTGACCTTCCAGTGAATGCCAGGAAATGAGTCATTAAACCCCAAACTGAAGCAGAAGAGGGGGTGTTCTCAGAGTAAATGGGGCAATCAATTTTGCATTAGCTACTTTTGCCAGACTTCGCAGAATTTGGACCATGAATGGGAGCGGCGATGCACAATAGAGGGGAGGTCATTGGTTCACAGGTTCCAGAGCTCACCTGATCGATAAAGCCTCCGAGGACTGACAGGTGTCTCGAAGGGTAGGAAGCAAAAATGTGACCTGTTGCATTGATTCCCGTCACTGACAAAATCCCACTGGTGAAGTCCATGAAAGCATCTGTGAGGAGGACAAATAGCTGTAACACTGTACACAGGCATCAATTAGTATTTTATATTGATAAACATGTAGCTAAAATATTTTACTGTGACAGTCATTACCCACTGGTATGGTTTTATATGCATGTGTAAGGGAATAAAGGTGAGGTGTATTCACCATGGTATAATCCAAAAACTGCAGCAGCTCCAACAAAAGCACCAAGAAACTGAGCAATGACATAGAAGGGAAACTTCCAGATCTTCAGTTTGCCCAGAACCACCATGGCCAGAGACACAGCAGGGTTCACATGCCCCCCTGGGATGGAAGACAAAGCAGAGAGTGGAAGAGGGGCACAGTGGGTGGGGGTGTCTGGCATGATATCCTCTCCGTCATTAGCGAGGCCGTCACATTTACGAGGGGCAACAGAAGGGGAGCGGCCCCCGGGGCGGTGCAGGGGTTTTGTTATGCGTGTTCACAAGCAAAGAAGCAGAATAATGGTCACATATTAGAAATTTAACCtataagtaaaaaaacaaaagggtgcattattctgttccttttttaaatcaagCTGCGCTCGCATCCTgccatttttaaattttataaaCATCTGTCGTCTGTCAGTGATCTGTCCTCATTAATTCAGTTTGGTCCTTTTGATGTAAAACTGGAAGTAGCTGCAGTCTCGTTTGGACTGAGCCTGGTCTCTGTCAGATAAACGTAGCCTATGATCAATGGAGTTTGCAGGACATTTAGTGCCCAGGGTTATGTATGACCCCAGAGAGGCTGTGCACCACTGCTAACAAATCAATGGTCAGTACACATTCATTGGATCTGGACTGAGAGCTGGAACGTTCCTGCTGACACTGGAGCCGTGGAGGTGGCACATGACTAGACAGGAAGTCATAAAGTTATATTATTACAAGCTGCAAGCCTCATGAGTATGTTCAATGTTTTCATTACAACACATACAAGCGAGCTGTGTCAGGTTGTTTGCATTAACTATGAATTATACTAATGCAGTCTGTGGCGCTAAACAGTAAATTAAATGCTGCAAAGAAGCTGAAtatccaaaaaaacaaactttgttaTGCAAACTGATGATATTTTTCAGTTGGTTTGACAGGATGCCAATACTCAGCAGAATAGGAAGTTGATACCATCCATTAACAATTATTCATTTAATGGAATTGTTCGTTCATTAAATCCAAAGTACCATATCAAACTAGTGGCGTGTGTAGTGGCTCATTCTAAATAAGTTCTACTTGAGTGGAAATAAACAATTAAGTGCAGAAGTTTCAACAACCACATGAAACCACATTTACCTGACACTCCACCGGCCACGTACGCTGCCATCATCAGTCCCACAGAGAAGCCGATGTGGACGGTGAGAGGCTCACCTAGGGTGTTTCGACTGAGGACGGTCTGAGCGACTGAGCCACATCCAAACAACTGACaaacaagagaggaagagaacagCAGACTATCAACAACATCATAAAGGGACAAGAAGATTACAACAGTCTGGAGCTCAACACTTAACTGAAATAAGCATATAAACAAGATCTCAGACTCGAAACAACTTTTAAAGCAAATATGTATAGcgatatattttatattttgattCTTATTCTGAGTATAAAACAGTTTTATAACAGAAAATGCTACTTACAACCAAGACAAATGTCCCCAGGAATTCTGCCAGGAATTCCTTGAGTATTCCATGTTTGATAGCACAGTGTTGCCTCATTCTTCTCTTGTGTTGTATTTCCATGTATCACCGTGCCAACTGCTGTTAAAACTACAATATGTCCAACAGTGTGAACCTCTGGAGATGTCAAATCTCCACCTCTACCCAACCACAGCCATTCAGGACACACCATTGATCCATTTGTAAAACCATCACGCTCCTATCAGCCTCGTGAACACATAAAGTTGTGATTTGTATCGTATCTCCATCAAAGGCAACTTCAAATcagatttttctttatttgtgtgtttcatcAGAGGACAAACATACAGCTGGATTTGTTTCTTTTAAGAGTTTCTGGAGGTGTATAAACATGagttaatgttctgaatgtaatctcacacacatttattcaTCAGTTAAAGTTTTTCAGATTGCAACATATTAACTCACACCGCAAAGTAATAACTTAGGAAACAAATTAATCCATTTGAGATATAGGTAAATAAGCCAGTGTGTATGTTGCATTGTAAGAACATTAGTTTGTCAggtattatatatattgtagtTATACTTGTTGCCACAAGAGGTCAGCCTTGGTAAGGTGCCACGCTATTCACAACTGGAAACATCATGAAGTCACACCTGAGTTTGTTAATGAAATTATGTTGAATCATGATACCATGGGTTATTCACAGTAAGTCCAACATTTATTAATAAAGTCCAGaaaagcattttgttttaatCACACGTCAGTCAATCAGATCCAATGTCATCCACGTCGTTCACATCGTCCTCCATGGCCTTAATGAGAGGAGGTGATTTCCTCTTACGCCTGttaatgcagaaaaataaaatgactggAGTTAAAGAACGACATGATTTGATGTGAACACTGTATATTCGAGGCAGAAACTCAGTGGCAGAAGGTGAGTGGTCACCTCATCTCGTTCCGCAGTGAGCTAAGTTGGCCATGAAGCTGCTCGTTAGCCTCGATCTGCTCATCCAGTTCTCTCTGCACCTTCTTTTTGGCATGTTCCAGACGCTCAATCTCCTCCTCCGCCTCATCCATCTGCCTCTTTGCTGTCTTCAGTCTCTGAGTCAGCTGCAGAGTTCACAAAAGTGAGATATTGAATCACAAGTCTGCAGCTCCTGACTACaacttagtttttttctttgcagTTAAAGACGTGTCTACCTGGTCTCTCTGGCTCTGCAGGTTGATGTGTTCCTCGTCCGTCTGCATCTTCATCTCCTTCACTTTGCGCTCCAGCTTGCGGTTCGCTTGTTGCAGGCTGTTGTTGTCTCTGAGAGCAAAAAGCACCAGGAGATCACATCGCTGCTGCAGCTTCCTGTAACTCAACACCTTCCTAGTGTGTTTCAGACCAGAGATACTCTCACTCTTACAACCACAGGGAAAGGGATATGAGTAGGTTCAGTGCTCGACAGCTACCATCAAGTATCTGATGGAACCATAATCCAAAGTGTTATCCTGCGCTGGTAAATACAAActctgtatatatttatttttgttaagagCTATAAGGTCATTATTTAATGTGCAGGCTTTCACCTCTCTTCTCCTTGCAACCTTTCCTCGAGTTCCTGGATGCGGCTGTTCAGTTTGGAGACGAGTGAATCCTGGTTTGGCCTCTGCGATCCTTCCAAGTGAGTCACTCTGCTCTTCAGGTCTTTATTCTGACAgggaataaaacaaaacaaatatcatAAATTAGGCAAAGTTTAGAGGTACCCTGGGGAGTCTTTGATCAATAGTAGTGCTATGGAGCAATGTCAAAGGAgggcacacatgcatgcactcaATCAGGCAGATGGCGCAATACACCGTCCAGCCAATGGTTTCACATTATTCCATTGAGGAAATACAGCATTGTGTCAGAAAAGGCAGGAAAGATTAAAACTGCTAACTTGTAAACGTGGATGTTGACAACGCAGgtttcacattttttaaaacaatcgactttgcaaatgttttatgaggaaggaaaCGCATTCAGCACGATACAAGttgattttcttttcacttGCGATGGCATACTCTAGAGGACGTGCTACAAGGCCAGTGTGCAATCGTGATAAGAGTAAAAAAaggggaagagaaaaaaaaatattagtaatagtaatacattctaaatatatgtacagtaataaaagtagtaaaaatgtaaaaagtatgTCACATctgtgtataataataaaatcaggGGACCCAAGTGTGGATTTTCAGATGAGACGTATCTGATCTAGGATCTGTTGTCAAAATAAAgaactctgtttttttttgtgcgtgGCGTCAGAGATCAGTACCTGTCTCTCCAGGCTCATCTTGTCACACTCCAGGTCCTGCCTGACTGCTCTCTCCTGCATCAGCTCGTTCCTCATCTGATCCATCTGTCACACCGAGAGGGAACAGCGTTCAGCATTCAGcagtggaaagtaactaagtacatttactcaagtactgtacttacgTAACATTTTTAAGTAGTTGTACTTTCCctgaatatttccattttatactacttatatatattatatactccACCACATTTCTCTAACAGCTGCAGTTACTAGCTACTGaccagattaagattttacataaagAAAAATCAATTCAACACATCCATATGTGACCTCTCTTGTCATGTTTCAGATGTCTATGAGTTGTTGGCAGATCAACCAGGGAGACATTTAGTCTCTAAACTTCTCATGTGGCttcatttgaatacatttttgagACTCAAAGGGGTCaaagtataaaatatattttacaagACAATGCAGAAATTCAGTGAAATGTAGTGAAACGTATTTATACATTGCTGTATTGGTACTCTATTAGTAAAGGATCTGAtaattcttccaccactggcatTCAGTCAAAATATATAGCATAACGTAAATGTAAGAAGCATAAAACGTGGGCTCTGAAATCCTAACTAATTCTTTATGCCAATTTCTAACCATAGAGTTACACTTTCTATGTACTGCCTTACATATTGACTGAAAACACAGCCATACCTCATTAAAAAAGGGCAGCACCTGTTGACAATCACTTTTTAGGTTAAATGAAAAGTTTTCAGCTTAATTCCTTAAGTCAGAGGAAATGCTGTCTGGTCTGAGCAGCCACATCAGATCTGAAGGCTCTCTCCTCTCTAATACCACCCAGAGGCCCAGTGAAGGGACTGTGAATAGCTGCTCACAAtagtttgctgtttttttgtctttgcactgtgttttgtgtcaattAGTCTGCACCACTTTGCTCCCATGAATGGTGGCCTACTTTACAGGCGCACTGAGGACATGAGGCGACATCAGAGATAAAGAAACATATGAAGTCTGTAAAGTTCAGTCATGTTTCAGGGATAGTATAAAGTGGACgttaagaaacaaaacaaaaaatgtctgaGAGGAAATCTGAGTACTCAGCTCTAAATCTGTTTATGATAGAAACAGATGTAGGGCTGGGTGCTCAAACTGAAGACTAAAGGGTTGTCTCTTCACAGTTGGGGAAATGTATGAATGTTAGCAAATACAAAATGAGAGTGAGGGAGTGGACCTGCCTGCTCTTTGGTTTTGTCTAATCTTTCCATCAGGCGGTCAGCACTGCTGCGCTCATCATTAAGAGCTTCTTCTAGTTGGCTGATACGTCCCTGAGAGGAGAGGAACACATGAAAAATGTGTCAAGTTTATAAATATTGCATTACGCTGTAATCTCTTGAGGCTGTGGTTAGAAAACTGACTGACTTATTTTTTAAGGCTACTGGGTAATCATTTATGAATAAAGTGGAAATAAGTGCAGGAAGACAAAGTGAACAACATCTGAAAAAGATTTTGAA harbors:
- the aqp9a gene encoding aquaporin-9a isoform X2, which gives rise to MEIQHKRRMRQHCAIKHGILKEFLAEFLGTFVLVLFGCGSVAQTVLSRNTLGEPLTVHIGFSVGLMMAAYVAGGVSGGHVNPAVSLAMVVLGKLKIWKFPFYVIAQFLGAFVGAAAVFGLYHDAFMDFTSGILSVTGINATGHIFASYPSRHLSVLGGFIDQVMGTGMLVLCILAIIDGGNIGAPKGVEPLAIGLVIMAIGVSMGLNCGYPLNPARDLGPRLFTAVAGWGMEVFSTADHWWWIPVAGPMVGGLVAALIYYLLIELHHQRDEPEKPQEEDLKDKYEMITMS
- the aqp9a gene encoding aquaporin-9a isoform X1 translates to MEIQHKRRMRQHCAIKHGILKEFLAEFLGTFVLVLFGCGSVAQTVLSRNTLGEPLTVHIGFSVGLMMAAYVAGGVSGGHVNPAVSLAMVVLGKLKIWKFPFYVIAQFLGAFVGAAAVFGLYHDAFMDFTSGILSVTGINATGHIFASYPSRHLSVLGGFIDQVMGTGMLVLCILAIIDGGNIGAPKGVEPLAIGLVIMAIGVSMGLNCGYPLNPARDLGPRLFTAVAGWGMEVFSTADHWWWIPVAGPMVGGLVAALIYYLLIELHHQRDEPEKPQEEELEEEEDEDEEDISLKDKYEMITMS